The following are encoded together in the Flavihumibacter fluvii genome:
- a CDS encoding alpha/beta hydrolase: MLTSSIVPAQTRPTNPFGLVYQNAITKNLPGVVNIHPVTYKLNNIQISANIYTPANYNPSRQYPAVVVAHPNGGVKEQVAGLYAQRLAEKGYITIVADAAYQGASGGQPRNVDKPAFRIEDIRGMADFITQYAGVDASRLGLLGICGGGGYSLKAAQTDKRFKTVATLSMFNSGLVRRNGFMNSGLATIQQRLAQATEARAREAAGGEVLYAAATKITDEMADKMPFDLYREGHYYYNRTYPHPNSTFRYTMSSLLDLMEFDAASNMDLINQPLLMMAGSKADTYYMTDTAFNLATGTKEKELFLIPGATHIQTYYVPEYVEQAMNKLSEFFGKYL, from the coding sequence ATGTTGACAAGCAGCATTGTACCAGCTCAAACCAGGCCCACCAATCCATTTGGCCTGGTTTACCAGAATGCCATTACCAAAAATTTGCCGGGTGTGGTGAATATTCATCCGGTAACCTATAAACTGAACAACATTCAAATCTCCGCCAATATTTACACACCCGCCAACTATAACCCGTCCAGGCAATATCCGGCAGTGGTGGTGGCTCACCCTAACGGAGGAGTTAAGGAGCAGGTTGCCGGATTGTACGCCCAGCGCCTGGCAGAAAAGGGCTACATAACCATTGTTGCCGATGCCGCATACCAGGGGGCCAGCGGTGGGCAGCCACGTAATGTTGATAAGCCGGCCTTTCGCATTGAGGACATTCGCGGGATGGCAGATTTCATCACCCAATATGCAGGTGTAGATGCCAGCCGTCTCGGCTTATTGGGCATCTGCGGCGGCGGCGGCTATTCATTAAAAGCCGCCCAAACCGACAAACGCTTTAAAACCGTGGCTACCCTGAGCATGTTTAATTCAGGGCTGGTAAGGCGAAACGGGTTCATGAATTCCGGACTCGCCACCATTCAGCAACGGTTAGCACAGGCTACCGAAGCCCGTGCCCGGGAAGCAGCTGGCGGTGAAGTGCTTTATGCTGCCGCTACAAAAATAACCGATGAAATGGCAGATAAAATGCCATTTGACCTGTATCGTGAAGGCCATTATTATTATAACAGAACCTATCCGCATCCCAATTCCACTTTCAGGTACACCATGAGCAGCCTGCTTGACCTGATGGAATTTGACGCAGCCTCCAACATGGATTTAATTAATCAGCCCCTGTTGATGATGGCGGGCAGCAAAGCCGACACTTATTACATGACCGACACAGCATTCAACCTCGCAACAGGAACAAAGGAGAAAGAATTATTCCTGATACCGGGCGCTACACACATTCAAACCTACTATGTTCCTGAATATGTTGAGCAGGCGATGAATAAACTCAGCGAGTTCTTCGGCAAATATTTGTAA
- a CDS encoding nuclear transport factor 2 family protein, translating into MKILFFGILFFFLSTQTFAQNSVADQEIIKLSKDKWQWMSDKNVDALTKLFHEKAMFVHMGGSWGTEQELNIIKGGGIWYKQADIHEASVKFIDNTAILLNRITLLAVVGGNEVTNPFMVTEVYVKEKGAWKLGSLSFTRLMTPGN; encoded by the coding sequence ATGAAAATATTATTTTTTGGAATTCTATTCTTCTTTTTGAGTACACAAACCTTCGCACAAAATTCTGTTGCCGACCAGGAAATCATCAAACTCTCAAAAGATAAATGGCAGTGGATGTCGGATAAAAATGTCGATGCTTTAACCAAACTCTTCCACGAAAAAGCTATGTTTGTCCACATGGGTGGCTCCTGGGGAACCGAACAGGAACTCAATATCATCAAAGGCGGTGGGATTTGGTATAAGCAAGCGGACATTCATGAAGCATCCGTAAAATTCATAGATAATACGGCCATCCTGTTAAACAGGATCACCTTACTGGCAGTGGTTGGCGGCAATGAAGTAACAAATCCTTTTATGGTTACTGAAGTCTATGTGAAAGAAAAAGGCGCGTGGAAACTTGGCTCATTATCATTTACCAGGCTCATGACGCCTGGCAACTAA
- the rfaE2 gene encoding D-glycero-beta-D-manno-heptose 1-phosphate adenylyltransferase translates to MRNAAIIPKKIYSLNGLKHAVEVWKFLGKKIVFTNGVFDILHQGHIYSLSQAAQEGDVLIVGVNADNSVKRLNKGPERPINDENSRALLLASLLMVDAVIIFQEDTPYDLITMIMPDVLVKGGDYRVEQVVGHQEVLANGGQVIINPIVEGFSTTGLISRMRDTK, encoded by the coding sequence ATGAGAAACGCTGCCATCATTCCCAAAAAAATCTATTCCCTAAACGGCTTAAAACATGCCGTGGAGGTCTGGAAATTCCTGGGCAAAAAAATTGTTTTCACCAATGGGGTCTTTGATATCCTGCACCAGGGCCATATTTATTCTTTATCACAGGCAGCGCAGGAAGGTGATGTGCTAATCGTAGGTGTGAATGCAGACAATTCCGTGAAACGGTTGAACAAAGGGCCGGAACGCCCGATCAATGATGAGAATAGCCGGGCTTTGCTATTGGCATCTTTACTTATGGTAGATGCGGTGATTATTTTCCAGGAAGACACCCCCTATGACCTGATCACGATGATCATGCCCGATGTATTGGTAAAAGGAGGCGATTACCGGGTTGAGCAGGTCGTAGGACACCAGGAAGTATTAGCCAATGGTGGCCAGGTGATAATCAACCCCATCGTAGAAGGATTTTCTACGACGGGATTGATCAGCAGGATGCGCGATACAAAATAA
- a CDS encoding cupin domain-containing protein, with the protein MQSFKSIIFFVAAIGIYSCSKAQKQKSANMGKNSSLIFPQGEKITNKNFTGTAYLKMLVEADSVNPTAVGNVTFEAGARTKWHLHPGGQILLVIDGVGFYQEKDQSKKILRKGDVVKCPPNVPHWHGASADSGFIQVAVTNNQKGATVWLEEVTDKEYNAAYHQ; encoded by the coding sequence ATGCAATCTTTCAAGTCCATTATTTTTTTTGTAGCAGCCATCGGGATCTATTCATGTTCCAAAGCACAAAAGCAAAAATCCGCTAACATGGGTAAAAATAGCAGCCTGATTTTCCCGCAAGGGGAAAAAATCACGAATAAGAATTTTACAGGAACAGCATACCTGAAAATGCTGGTTGAGGCCGATAGTGTTAATCCAACTGCTGTTGGAAACGTTACATTTGAAGCCGGAGCAAGAACAAAGTGGCATTTGCATCCTGGAGGGCAAATATTATTGGTGATTGACGGAGTTGGTTTTTACCAGGAAAAAGACCAGTCAAAAAAAATACTCCGTAAAGGTGATGTTGTTAAATGCCCGCCGAATGTACCCCATTGGCATGGCGCCAGTGCTGATAGCGGGTTTATCCAGGTCGCAGTAACTAATAATCAAAAGGGCGCTACTGTTTGGCTGGAAGAAGTAACAGACAAGGAATATAACGCTGCCTACCATCAATAA
- a CDS encoding alpha/beta hydrolase, whose product MEHHQTQRYLVTAIWMLLISCVYGQKQPILIQEQGSFTVGGSVITNPGTFDPIKRTPDGQTFHGDHAYVFYQIPVKAKKLPLVFWHGIGQFSKTWETTPDGREGYQNIFLRRGFGVYLIDQPRRGNAGRSTVEATINPIPDEQTWFGTFRLGIWPNYFPGVQFSKDPETLNQYFRSMTPNIGGFDTKVITDAVSALFSKIGPAILVSHSHSGGFGWATAIKNPNVRAIVSYEPGSGFIFPEGEVPAPVESSSGPVSAIGAPLEDFLKLTRIPIIIYYGDNIPANPDPNPGADGWRARMIMAKLWRDAVNRHGGDVTVVHLPEAGLKGNTHFPFSDINNLEVADLMSKWLREKKLD is encoded by the coding sequence ATGGAACACCATCAAACACAACGTTATTTAGTAACAGCAATATGGATGCTGTTGATATCCTGCGTATATGGACAAAAGCAACCCATCCTTATCCAGGAACAGGGTAGCTTTACCGTAGGTGGTTCAGTGATAACAAATCCCGGCACATTTGACCCCATCAAACGTACGCCTGATGGGCAAACCTTTCATGGCGACCATGCTTATGTCTTTTACCAGATACCGGTAAAAGCAAAAAAGCTCCCACTTGTATTCTGGCATGGCATCGGTCAGTTTTCGAAAACATGGGAGACCACACCTGACGGACGTGAAGGTTATCAGAATATTTTCCTCCGGCGAGGCTTTGGGGTATACCTGATCGACCAGCCCAGGCGCGGGAACGCAGGACGCAGTACGGTGGAAGCAACAATTAACCCTATTCCGGATGAGCAAACCTGGTTTGGAACTTTTCGGTTAGGGATATGGCCAAACTATTTTCCCGGCGTACAATTCTCAAAAGATCCTGAGACCCTTAATCAATATTTCCGTTCAATGACCCCAAATATTGGCGGATTCGACACGAAGGTAATTACCGATGCCGTATCGGCGTTGTTTAGTAAGATCGGACCCGCAATTCTTGTCTCCCATTCCCATTCTGGTGGCTTTGGCTGGGCAACAGCCATCAAGAACCCAAACGTTCGTGCCATTGTATCCTATGAGCCGGGATCAGGATTTATTTTTCCTGAAGGGGAAGTACCTGCCCCTGTGGAAAGTTCCTCAGGTCCGGTGTCGGCCATTGGGGCTCCCCTGGAAGATTTTTTAAAACTCACCAGGATTCCCATCATTATTTATTATGGGGATAATATCCCTGCCAACCCGGATCCGAATCCCGGGGCAGATGGCTGGCGCGCACGGATGATCATGGCAAAATTATGGCGGGATGCCGTAAATCGGCATGGTGGTGATGTAACTGTCGTTCATCTTCCGGAAGCCGGACTAAAGGGAAATACCCACTTCCCATTTTCAGACATAAATAACCTGGAAGTAGCTGACCTGATGTCGAAGTGGTTGAGGGAAAAGAAACTGGACTAG
- a CDS encoding DUF4332 domain-containing protein, which yields MKVKFILTPEIVGDATDALLLGDFNNWDPNAGIGLKVQKDGTLAATVALEPGKTYQYRYFLSDGRWVNDANAAQYAHNPAFQVDNCVITVPEIAPAAKEEKAPKAEKAPKAVKATKAEKAPKAEKAPKADDLTKIEGIGKKIAELLKAAEITSFTDLSKSTPKKLKEILEAAGSKFKVHDPATWPKQAKLAAAAKWDELATLQESLKGGK from the coding sequence ATGAAGGTAAAATTCATATTAACCCCGGAGATCGTTGGAGATGCTACTGATGCCCTTTTACTGGGCGATTTTAACAACTGGGACCCGAACGCGGGTATCGGCCTCAAAGTACAGAAAGATGGCACCCTGGCTGCCACAGTTGCCCTTGAACCGGGTAAAACCTACCAATACCGTTATTTCCTGAGTGATGGCCGTTGGGTAAATGACGCCAACGCTGCACAATATGCGCACAACCCGGCTTTCCAGGTGGACAATTGCGTGATCACTGTTCCTGAAATTGCCCCTGCCGCAAAAGAAGAGAAAGCACCCAAAGCTGAAAAAGCCCCAAAGGCAGTGAAAGCAACTAAAGCTGAGAAAGCGCCTAAAGCTGAAAAAGCCCCAAAGGCTGATGACCTTACCAAAATTGAAGGCATTGGGAAAAAGATCGCTGAGTTGCTGAAAGCTGCTGAGATTACCAGTTTCACTGATTTATCCAAGTCAACACCAAAGAAACTGAAGGAAATTCTCGAAGCCGCTGGCAGCAAATTTAAAGTGCATGATCCGGCTACATGGCCTAAACAAGCTAAGCTTGCCGCCGCTGCAAAATGGGATGAACTGGCTACACTCCAGGAGAGCCTGAAAGGCGGAAAATAA
- a CDS encoding carboxymuconolactone decarboxylase family protein: protein MKPILIKSIVVSIVALSCIFSNAIAKNTTNSELLDSKAQSIVNIAAFTANGDLASLTRALHDGLDAGLTINEIKEVIVHLYAYCGFPRSIRGLQTFMEVLDGRKAKGIQDKIGNFPSPINNAGSKYDRGKNILGELTKAPQGVALTGYGAFAPVIDTFLKEHLFSDIFERDVLTYAQRELVTISVLSSIGGVEPMLRGHFSICLNVGFTPQHLTHFVSIIESALGREKAAAANGVLQEFLKNRPRN from the coding sequence ATGAAACCAATACTGATAAAATCGATAGTAGTGTCTATTGTTGCGCTTAGTTGCATATTCAGTAATGCTATAGCGAAAAACACAACCAATAGTGAGCTGTTGGATAGCAAAGCACAAAGTATTGTCAACATTGCTGCATTCACTGCGAATGGTGACCTGGCAAGTTTAACCAGGGCATTGCATGATGGACTAGATGCCGGGCTCACCATTAATGAGATTAAAGAAGTCATTGTTCATTTATACGCTTATTGCGGGTTTCCACGAAGTATCAGGGGACTGCAGACTTTCATGGAAGTATTGGATGGAAGAAAAGCCAAAGGCATCCAGGATAAAATTGGAAATTTTCCATCACCAATTAACAATGCCGGATCTAAATATGACCGCGGGAAGAATATCCTGGGTGAACTCACTAAAGCACCCCAGGGCGTAGCATTAACCGGCTATGGTGCTTTTGCCCCGGTTATTGATACATTTTTGAAAGAACACCTGTTCTCGGACATTTTTGAAAGGGATGTATTGACCTATGCCCAGCGGGAACTGGTAACTATATCGGTACTTAGCTCCATCGGCGGTGTAGAGCCGATGCTTCGCGGACACTTTTCGATCTGCTTAAATGTCGGCTTCACACCGCAACATCTAACGCATTTCGTATCAATCATTGAGTCGGCTCTTGGCAGGGAAAAAGCAGCTGCAGCAAATGGTGTCTTGCAGGAATTCTTAAAGAATCGTCCCCGGAATTAA
- the panC gene encoding pantoate--beta-alanine ligase, giving the protein MILIKSAAILVRHLNQARTKVQTIGFVPTMGALHRGHISLLEAARRGNDLTVCSIFVNPTQFNDPKDFEKYPVTLEKDIEILEANGVDILFLPSVDEVYPRGTSNLQQYDLGFLETILEGYYRPGHFQGVCQVMHRLLDMVQPDDLYMGQKDYQQCMVIRKLIELTGMTARLHPCPTLREADGLAMSSRNMRLDESSRQKAVIISQVLQRVCAALQPGPLEPITSAAELALAENGFKTDYVAIAAADNLELLDEWDGKRPLVALAAAYLGEVRLIDNMFIPITNSH; this is encoded by the coding sequence ATGATCCTTATCAAATCTGCCGCCATACTCGTACGGCACCTGAATCAGGCCAGGACAAAAGTCCAAACCATCGGTTTCGTACCAACGATGGGCGCACTCCACCGCGGCCATATTTCCCTACTGGAAGCCGCAAGGCGGGGAAATGACCTTACGGTTTGCAGTATTTTCGTGAACCCCACCCAGTTCAACGATCCAAAGGATTTTGAAAAATACCCGGTCACCCTGGAAAAAGACATTGAAATACTGGAGGCAAATGGCGTCGATATCCTGTTTTTGCCTTCCGTAGATGAAGTGTACCCAAGGGGTACCAGCAACCTGCAGCAGTATGATCTTGGTTTCCTGGAAACCATTCTTGAAGGCTATTACCGTCCCGGGCATTTCCAGGGTGTTTGCCAGGTGATGCACCGTTTATTAGATATGGTGCAGCCCGATGACCTGTACATGGGTCAAAAGGATTACCAGCAATGCATGGTGATCAGGAAACTGATTGAACTGACCGGGATGACCGCCAGGTTGCATCCCTGCCCTACGCTCAGGGAAGCAGACGGACTGGCCATGAGCAGCCGGAATATGCGGCTTGATGAAAGTTCCCGGCAAAAAGCCGTCATCATTTCACAGGTACTTCAACGGGTGTGTGCGGCCTTGCAACCAGGTCCGCTGGAACCAATTACCAGCGCCGCCGAACTGGCATTGGCTGAAAATGGTTTTAAAACAGATTATGTGGCCATAGCAGCTGCAGACAACCTGGAACTATTGGACGAATGGGATGGAAAACGTCCATTGGTCGCCCTGGCCGCTGCTTACCTGGGTGAAGTCCGCTTGATTGATAATATGTTCATCCCGATTACAAATAGTCATTAA
- a CDS encoding nuclear transport factor 2 family protein: MRATILALIITILSVQCSFAQNSAAEQEIISLSKDKWQWMADKNVDKLAPLFHDKSKFVHMSGTWKKEEELDIIKTGSIWYKKADVHDVAVEMFDNTAIIWSRITLQAVVRGSEVSTEFTVTEVYKKQESSWKLLALTFSSVRDTHIIKH, encoded by the coding sequence ATGAGAGCAACAATTCTAGCACTGATTATAACCATCTTGAGTGTCCAATGCTCCTTCGCACAAAATTCTGCTGCAGAACAGGAAATCATCTCGCTCTCAAAAGATAAATGGCAGTGGATGGCAGATAAGAATGTGGATAAACTTGCGCCACTCTTCCACGATAAGTCAAAATTTGTGCACATGAGTGGAACCTGGAAAAAGGAAGAGGAACTGGATATCATTAAAACCGGAAGTATATGGTATAAGAAGGCGGATGTCCATGATGTAGCGGTAGAAATGTTTGACAATACTGCCATCATTTGGAGCCGTATTACGTTGCAGGCTGTTGTACGTGGCAGTGAGGTGTCAACTGAATTTACGGTTACAGAAGTCTATAAAAAACAAGAAAGCAGCTGGAAGTTGTTAGCCTTGACATTTAGCAGTGTGCGGGACACCCATATAATTAAACATTAA
- a CDS encoding helix-turn-helix domain-containing protein, producing MEEVLKFDTVGQYNAFNRNSTLHPLVSVVDLSKAEPRQLRRMSYGFYTVFLKEIKCGDLRYGCSNYDYEEGTLIFLAPGQVIGSNGADYYQPQGLALVFHPDLIRGTSLARNMGDYTFFSYAVNEALHLSERERQIILDCFSKIKYELEHAVDKHSKKLIVTNIELFLNYCVRFYDRQFITRENTVKGILEKFESLLNNFFSSDKPHTVGLPSVAYCASELNLSPNYFGDLIKKETGKSAHEIIQLKLIDVAKDRIFDADKSVSEIAYGLGFKYPQHFSRVFKQYVGLSPLEYRGSMN from the coding sequence ATGGAAGAGGTATTAAAGTTTGACACGGTTGGACAATACAATGCATTCAATAGGAATTCTACATTACACCCACTGGTCAGTGTAGTGGATCTTTCAAAGGCAGAACCCAGGCAGCTCAGGCGGATGAGCTATGGTTTTTATACCGTGTTTTTAAAGGAAATTAAGTGTGGCGATCTGCGCTATGGTTGCAGTAACTATGACTATGAAGAGGGTACGCTCATTTTTCTTGCACCGGGCCAGGTAATTGGTTCGAACGGAGCGGATTATTACCAACCGCAGGGTCTGGCATTGGTTTTTCATCCTGACCTGATCCGCGGAACTTCGCTTGCGCGGAACATGGGCGACTATACGTTTTTTTCTTACGCGGTAAATGAGGCACTTCACTTATCGGAACGTGAGCGACAGATTATCCTCGATTGTTTTTCAAAAATTAAATATGAACTGGAACATGCAGTCGACAAGCATAGTAAGAAATTAATCGTAACCAATATTGAACTGTTTCTCAATTATTGCGTGCGATTTTATGATCGCCAGTTCATCACCCGTGAAAATACGGTTAAGGGGATTCTTGAGAAATTTGAAAGTTTACTCAATAATTTCTTCTCTTCCGATAAACCGCATACTGTTGGCTTGCCATCTGTTGCTTATTGTGCCAGCGAACTTAATCTTTCTCCTAACTATTTTGGCGACCTGATTAAAAAAGAAACCGGTAAATCTGCGCATGAGATTATACAACTTAAACTGATTGATGTAGCCAAGGATAGAATATTTGACGCTGATAAATCGGTGAGTGAAATTGCCTATGGACTGGGATTCAAGTATCCCCAGCATTTTAGCCGGGTGTTCAAACAGTATGTAGGGTTGTCCCCGCTGGAGTATCGGGGTTCAATGAACTGA
- a CDS encoding lysylphosphatidylglycerol synthase transmembrane domain-containing protein, whose product MNKKLSSLLQYAFFLGLGIFLVWWSIGKIGHKDWIEMKAGMKNANFWLLIPVSLSLLLSHFSRAIRWRILMEPMGYSPGITNSYFAVLIGYLANLAVPRLGEVLKCTILSRYEKIPADKLIGTIVAERAFDMICLLIVFAITILSQIDIIGQFALDMVQKILGTGTGGKTNYVAIFVLIGAILLFSFITWFLFRKFAHTLIIRKIKELGRGIWEGLTSVRFVQKKGWFFFHSVLIWFLYLAAIKLGFYALESTSQYGWLTAFSVLSLGSIGMIVTQGGIGAYPLLVQETMVLYGLSENIGRAFGWVLWLAQFFLILISGGIALLLLPIVNRKK is encoded by the coding sequence ATGAATAAAAAGCTCAGCAGCCTTCTGCAATATGCGTTCTTCCTGGGGCTGGGCATCTTTTTGGTATGGTGGAGCATCGGAAAAATCGGGCACAAAGACTGGATCGAAATGAAGGCCGGCATGAAAAATGCCAATTTCTGGTTGCTCATTCCTGTTTCCCTTTCCCTGTTGCTGAGTCATTTCAGCCGGGCCATCCGGTGGAGAATCCTGATGGAACCAATGGGCTATTCTCCCGGTATCACCAATTCCTACTTTGCTGTGCTGATTGGCTACCTGGCCAACCTCGCGGTACCCAGGCTTGGGGAGGTATTGAAATGCACTATTCTATCCCGTTATGAAAAAATACCTGCAGATAAACTGATCGGTACCATCGTGGCTGAACGGGCTTTTGACATGATCTGCCTGTTGATTGTATTTGCAATTACCATTCTGTCACAGATTGATATTATTGGCCAGTTTGCGCTGGATATGGTGCAGAAAATTTTAGGGACCGGCACCGGCGGCAAAACCAATTATGTGGCCATTTTCGTCTTAATTGGTGCTATCCTGTTGTTCAGTTTTATTACCTGGTTCCTCTTCCGGAAATTTGCACATACGCTTATCATCAGGAAAATTAAGGAACTTGGCAGGGGTATCTGGGAAGGCCTGACCAGCGTTCGGTTTGTCCAAAAAAAGGGTTGGTTCTTTTTCCATTCGGTGCTGATCTGGTTTTTATACCTTGCTGCCATCAAACTGGGTTTTTATGCCCTCGAATCTACCAGCCAATATGGATGGCTGACTGCTTTCTCTGTATTATCCCTGGGTAGCATCGGCATGATCGTCACCCAGGGTGGCATTGGTGCCTATCCCCTGCTGGTGCAGGAAACCATGGTACTCTATGGACTCAGTGAGAATATCGGGCGGGCCTTTGGCTGGGTGCTCTGGCTGGCCCAGTTTTTCCTGATCCTTATTTCCGGTGGCATTGCATTATTGCTATTGCCCATTGTGAACAGAAAAAAATAA
- the panD gene encoding aspartate 1-decarboxylase translates to MDIEVLKSKVHRAVITEANLHYVGSLTLDEDLMDAANMIEHEKVQVVNVNNGTRIETYLIRGKRGSGVCCLNGPAARSGAEGDIIIILSYARMDFEAAKKFQPWIIFPKEGNRL, encoded by the coding sequence ATGGATATTGAAGTATTGAAATCTAAAGTACACCGCGCCGTCATCACAGAAGCCAACCTGCATTATGTGGGCAGCCTTACCCTCGACGAAGACCTGATGGACGCGGCCAATATGATTGAACATGAAAAGGTCCAGGTAGTCAATGTGAACAATGGCACCCGGATTGAAACCTACCTGATCAGGGGCAAAAGGGGTTCAGGCGTTTGTTGCTTGAATGGTCCGGCTGCCCGTTCCGGTGCCGAAGGGGATATTATCATCATCCTCTCCTATGCCCGAATGGATTTTGAAGCTGCTAAGAAATTTCAACCATGGATTATCTTTCCCAAAGAAGGAAACAGGCTATAA
- a CDS encoding flavodoxin family protein, whose amino-acid sequence MTLAILTLVLLFSTCSPAEVDGTVTTTQSTADPNKVLIVFLSRTNNTKAIAEIIQKNVGGRLVALELVTPYPDYYKAIVDQVANENATGFLPPLKTKIDSIEKYDVIFLGFPTWGMQLPPPMKSFLKQYDLSGKTIVPFNTNAGYGIGSSFETVRNLCPGCTVLDGFSTKGGVERDGIYFVMVGEKERQAQVEIKNWLRKLNLLK is encoded by the coding sequence ATGACACTTGCGATATTGACACTTGTTCTTTTGTTCTCAACATGTTCTCCTGCAGAAGTGGATGGTACCGTTACCACAACCCAATCAACAGCAGATCCAAACAAGGTATTGATTGTGTTCCTCTCGCGCACAAACAATACCAAAGCTATAGCAGAAATCATTCAGAAAAATGTTGGCGGAAGACTGGTAGCACTGGAGCTGGTAACTCCCTATCCGGATTACTACAAAGCAATTGTTGACCAGGTTGCCAATGAAAATGCAACCGGTTTCCTGCCTCCTTTAAAAACTAAAATTGACAGCATTGAAAAATACGATGTCATTTTTCTGGGTTTCCCCACCTGGGGCATGCAATTACCGCCACCCATGAAAAGCTTTTTAAAGCAATACGACCTGAGCGGAAAAACTATTGTGCCCTTCAATACCAATGCGGGCTATGGAATCGGGAGTAGTTTCGAAACAGTTAGAAACCTATGCCCCGGGTGTACTGTTTTGGACGGTTTTTCCACGAAAGGTGGCGTGGAAAGAGACGGCATTTATTTTGTAATGGTGGGTGAAAAAGAAAGACAGGCACAGGTAGAAATAAAGAATTGGCTGAGGAAACTCAACCTTTTGAAATAA
- a CDS encoding Gfo/Idh/MocA family protein, whose translation MNRKLRMGMIGGGNDAFIGAIHRHAAFIDGKIELVCGALSINKDIAIESGRSLFLPAERTYTTFEEMLERESTLPADQRMDFVTIVTPNFAHFAPAMMALDKGFHVVIEKPITLNLDQAQQLDKKVKETGLILCLTHTYTGYPMVKEAKEMIKNGALGKVRKVLVEYHQGWLSKLTEREGNAQAAWRTDPTKSGKSGVMGDIGTHAFNLSEYITGLQVSELCATLNTLVDGRALDDDGAVLLRFNNGATGVLMASQVAAGEENNLKIRIYGEKGGLEWQQQEPNSLVVKWLDKPAETYRAGSGYVSAIAKQNQRTPGGHPEGYLEAFGNLYRNFTATLAARIDGTTVNTDIVEFPSVTEGIRGMAFIDNVVGSHLSADKWVKYTIG comes from the coding sequence ATGAACCGAAAACTACGCATGGGTATGATCGGTGGGGGCAATGATGCCTTCATCGGCGCTATCCACCGCCACGCCGCATTTATTGATGGAAAAATTGAACTGGTTTGTGGCGCTTTGAGTATTAATAAAGACATCGCCATAGAAAGTGGCCGGTCCCTGTTCCTACCCGCGGAAAGGACCTACACGACTTTTGAAGAAATGCTGGAAAGGGAATCGACGCTGCCTGCCGACCAGCGGATGGATTTTGTAACCATCGTTACCCCCAATTTCGCCCACTTTGCCCCGGCCATGATGGCCCTGGACAAAGGATTCCATGTGGTGATCGAAAAACCCATCACCCTTAACCTCGACCAGGCCCAGCAATTGGATAAAAAAGTGAAGGAAACCGGGCTGATCCTCTGCCTTACGCATACCTATACCGGTTACCCGATGGTAAAAGAAGCTAAGGAAATGATCAAAAACGGTGCCCTGGGTAAAGTGCGCAAAGTACTGGTTGAATACCACCAGGGCTGGTTGTCCAAACTTACAGAACGCGAAGGCAATGCCCAGGCGGCCTGGCGCACAGACCCCACCAAATCCGGGAAAAGCGGCGTAATGGGTGATATCGGTACCCACGCTTTCAACCTCTCTGAATATATAACCGGACTGCAGGTTTCTGAACTCTGCGCCACCCTCAACACATTGGTGGATGGCCGGGCGCTGGATGATGATGGTGCGGTATTACTGCGCTTCAACAATGGTGCAACTGGTGTATTAATGGCTTCCCAGGTGGCAGCCGGGGAAGAAAATAACCTCAAGATCCGCATATATGGTGAAAAAGGTGGACTTGAATGGCAGCAACAGGAACCGAATTCCCTGGTAGTAAAATGGCTGGATAAACCTGCCGAGACCTATCGCGCCGGATCTGGTTACGTGAGCGCTATCGCCAAACAAAACCAGCGTACACCCGGCGGCCATCCGGAAGGCTACCTGGAAGCATTCGGTAACCTCTACCGCAATTTCACCGCCACCTTAGCCGCCCGTATAGATGGCACCACGGTTAATACAGATATAGTTGAATTCCCTTCCGTTACTGAAGGTATCAGGGGAATGGCCTTTATTGATAATGTAGTGGGTAGCCACTTGAGCGCAGATAAATGGGTGAAGTACACAATTGGTTAA